DNA sequence from the Sneathiella sp. P13V-1 genome:
GAACGGGCGAAGAACACATATCTTCTCTATCGCGGGCAGATCATTGACTACATTCAGGCCGATGCAAAAGGTGTCGTGGGCCCTGAAACTGGTGCCAAATACGACCAGCGGGTTGTTGTTCGAGGCGCTAGTGTAAACTAATCCCGGATTTTTTTAAGAGAAAGCGCGGTGCAAGCCACCGCGCCAATCCGTCATGGAAAATCTTATTCTGAAATAGCTTGCAGCCATTTCGTAACGCGTGCCTGATTAGCGCCTAAATCAGAGTGACCATAGATGGAACGGCTGTAGATATACAGTATGGATTTGCCTCCTTCTAAGCCGACAAATTTTACTGAAATGATATCTGGCCAACGGACGAGTGAGGTGCGGTCAAGAATTTCAATCTGGTCACTTTCATCCAAGCGGACTTTTGCGTTGCTGTTTTCCAGAATGAATTTTTCAAACCGTCCTTTCAAGTCAGTCGCGGAAAGCTCGAATATGGGCGGCTGCCCATTTGGTTTTGTGTTTTGGCAAACCTCTGTATCACAGAGTAAAAACCAGTTCGGTTTGTTAGGTGCCTTCAATGTTGAAAAGTCGGTTTTGGAAGCTGCTGGCGCGGACAGAATGTTATCCCATATAGGGGTCAGCCTTAGTAACACAAGCAAAATGAGCAGGGAAATGATCCCGTAGATGAAAAGTTGCAGCATTTTGAATAACCCCCTGGATCTCATGCGACTTCATACCTGTGTTCTTGTTAATTGCCTTTTGAGGTTAGCAGTTTCTTTCGGCTGTCCCAAGCCATAATAAACCTACACAAAGTCCCAAATAAAGGATACGGATGGTATAAGCAGGATCCAGAATTTTTGGAATCACATTCCCGTGATGAGAAGCAAATGCGGTCAGAAATTTAATGAATGATATTTTAGGGGGAGTACTTGAGGCCTTCAGGTTGCTGGTGACGCTGGATGAGGATCTTATTGAAATATCAATGAGATCCATGCAGGTTACTTTTACGGCTGTTTTCATTGCCTCTGTTATTGGACTGCCTTTAGGGGCATGGCTTGCCGTTGCCAGATTTAGGTATCGCAGGTTCTCTATCGCGCTATTGAACGCTTTAATGGGATTGCCGCCAGTAGTGGTGGGGCTTTTCGTTTATGTGGTGTTATCCAGATCAGGCCCATTTGGTGTGCTGGATTTACTGTTTACGCCAACCGCGATGATTGTTGCCCAGGTCATCATTGTAACCCCGATAATAGCTTCCATATCCCATCAGGTTTTAAGGGAATTGTGGTTCTCCTATCATGATCTATTGATTTCCATCGGTGCTACGAAGTGGCAACGAATGTTGGCACTTTTGAAGGATGGGCGTCGTGGCCTTTTAACAGCCACCCTGACAGGATTTGGGCGGGCTGTTGGTGAGGTGGGCGCGATTATGATTGTCGGCGGGAATATCGACCACTTAACGCGTGTGCTGACCACTGCTATTGCACTTGAGGTTGGAAAAGGTGATTTCCCGCTGGCCATTGGTCTTGGGATTGTTCTGATTTCCCTTGCGCTGATCGTAAATCTGTCTATCCACCTCTTGTCCCGAACAGAAAGAGGGGCAACCTGGTGACGTCAATTTTACCGATAAAGCTGGAAAATATCTCCTTAAGGAGAAAAGCAAAACACATACTTGGGCCTATTGACTGGGAAGTTTCCGGGCGTGGCGTTACCATGTTGATGGGCCCCAATGGTGCCGGAAAATCTTCGCTGCTAAAAATGATCCATGGTTTGGAGCCGATACGCGAGGGAAAAATAGTCTGGCCATCAAATGCGACGGATTTCCGTGAACAACAATCCTTTGTCTTCCAGTCCCCAATAATCATGCGAAGGACCGTATTTGAAAACCTGATTTATCCGCTCAGACTTCGAAAAATCTCTCCTGATGAGAGAACTAAACGAGGGGAGTTTTGGCTGGAACGAATTGGCCTTGCCGATATGAGAAATGCGGATGCAATGTATCTTTCAGGCGGCGAGAAGCAGAAACTTGCATTGGCCCGCGCACTTATCATCAAACCGCAATTACTATTTCTGGATGAGCCGACAGCAAATCTGGATGGCGGATCTACTTTTCTGATTGAAAAGATTATCAAGGAGATCGCGGATCAAGATGTACGTGTCATTATGTCGACACATGATTTGATGCAAGGCAAACGCCTGGCGGATGAAGTAGTATTTTTAAATAAAGGGAATATAGTAGAAATAAGTCCCGGTACTGAGTTTTTTGAAAATCCCCGATCGGATCTTGCAAAAAGATTCTTAGACGGAGAAATATTAATATGAAACTCCTGCTTGCCCTTGTCGGTTGGTGCCTTTCTCTTCTGATCGCAATGCCCTCTTGGGCTGATGAAATTAAACTGGCTGTGACGACCTCTTTTCATAACTCGGGTCTTGCTGATGAGCTTCTCCCAGAGATTAAAAAGGATTTGAACCTGACCGTACATCTTCTTGTCGTTGGCACAGGTCAGGCCCTTAAATTGGGGCGGTCTGGAGATGTGGATGCGATATTGGTGCATTCAAAGAAGGCGGAAGAAAAGTTTGTCGCAGATGGCTTTGGCTGCTATCGCCGGGAGTTGATGTATAACGATTTTGTTTTGGCGGGTCCGAAGAATGATCCGGGCAAGATCGCCAGACTTTCTAAAGCAGTTGACGCCTTAAAAGTAATCGAG
Encoded proteins:
- a CDS encoding ABC transporter permease, which produces MNDILGGVLEAFRLLVTLDEDLIEISMRSMQVTFTAVFIASVIGLPLGAWLAVARFRYRRFSIALLNALMGLPPVVVGLFVYVVLSRSGPFGVLDLLFTPTAMIVAQVIIVTPIIASISHQVLRELWFSYHDLLISIGATKWQRMLALLKDGRRGLLTATLTGFGRAVGEVGAIMIVGGNIDHLTRVLTTAIALEVGKGDFPLAIGLGIVLISLALIVNLSIHLLSRTERGATW
- a CDS encoding DUF1499 domain-containing protein, which codes for MLQLFIYGIISLLILLVLLRLTPIWDNILSAPAASKTDFSTLKAPNKPNWFLLCDTEVCQNTKPNGQPPIFELSATDLKGRFEKFILENSNAKVRLDESDQIEILDRTSLVRWPDIISVKFVGLEGGKSILYIYSRSIYGHSDLGANQARVTKWLQAISE
- a CDS encoding ATP-binding cassette domain-containing protein gives rise to the protein MTSILPIKLENISLRRKAKHILGPIDWEVSGRGVTMLMGPNGAGKSSLLKMIHGLEPIREGKIVWPSNATDFREQQSFVFQSPIIMRRTVFENLIYPLRLRKISPDERTKRGEFWLERIGLADMRNADAMYLSGGEKQKLALARALIIKPQLLFLDEPTANLDGGSTFLIEKIIKEIADQDVRVIMSTHDLMQGKRLADEVVFLNKGNIVEISPGTEFFENPRSDLAKRFLDGEILI